The following coding sequences lie in one Acropora palmata chromosome 3, jaAcrPala1.3, whole genome shotgun sequence genomic window:
- the LOC141877298 gene encoding group XIIA secretory phospholipase A2-like, translating to MIDLQTKVLSLIFLGYAMDTVIAPNSGGLADLAKILGQLAGGDDCVFRCPKGYKPLANRSHKPSSNGCGSMGIKIDTTHFSGFTRCCDLHDICYDTCNNDRNQCDEDFKSCLDNECLLTGLGNRLPKEQLDSCQSSADLMYSGTYALGCMAYKEAQRNACLCNGRTLTKKEMEDLERNEEL from the exons ATGATCGACTTGCAGACAAAGGTtttatctttgatttttcttggGTATGCCATGGATACAGTAATTGCGCCAAATTCCGGTGGATTGGCAGACTTAGCAAAGATTTTAGGGCAGTTAGCTGGAGGAGATGACTGTGTGTTTCGCTGCCCAAAAG GGTATAAACCTCTTGCAAATCGAAGTCATAAACCATCAAGTAATGGATGTGGATCCATGGGAATCAAG ATTGATACTACACACTTCTCTGGCTTCACAAGATGCTGTGATCTTCATGATATCTGCTACGACACTTGCAACAATGATCGCAACCAATGCGATGAAGACTTCAAATCATGCCTTGACAATGAATGCCTCTTAACAGGACTTGGAAATCGGCTTCCAAAAGAACAGTTGGATTCTTGCCAGTCTTCAGCGGACCTCATGTATTCAGGCACATATGCTTTGGGATGCATGGCTTACAAAGAAGCTCAGAGGAATGCTTGCCTTTGTAATGGCAGAACATTGACTAAAAAGGAGATGGAAGATCTTGAGAGAAATGAAGAGTTATag